The genomic DNA CCCCTGCTGGGTCCCCACCAGGACGATGTTGCGGAAGTTGTATCCGCGGCGGCGTATGAATTTCAGGCTGATGCGGGTGGCGAGTTGCACCCCTCCGAGGATCAGGTAGGAGAAGAGTATCGTGAGGCCGAAGAGACTCCTGCTGAAGTCGCGCGGTTGCAGCAGGAAAATAAGAGAGGAGGTGATCACCGCACCTGCGGCATGCACCTTCCCCAGATCCAGGAGAAGCCGTGGCATGGTCGACATGCGCTGAGAGCTGAAAAAGCCGAAGTAGTGAAGCAGTACGAGCCAGACGGGCAGAATGACCAGCAGCACCCAGAGGTAATCGTACACGTCGAGCACCCCACTCTGCAGCGAGCGCAGCCGGTATGCGAGGAAGAACGCGCACACGAGGGAGCAGAGGTTGACGACCACATGGAGACTATTTATCAGCTTCTCTTGCTCTTTCAGCATCTTTTCTTCCCTCCAGCCATTACACACCAGATCAAAAGACGTGCGCTGATTTCGCCGCGGGAGTCTCTGCTAGCCTGCCAGCGCCATTTCGTAGCCTTCCAGAGTTCGTTCGACGGCTTTATCCCACACCAGATTGCGGGAAATGTGGTTCATCAGTCCGCTGCAGGCCGGAGCCTCATAGGCGGCCTTTATTGCGGCGCTAATGGAATCAACCGAATCGGGTTCGCAGTAGAATGCGCGGTCGCCGAAATATTCCCGCGTGTCCCCCTTGTCGGTAATGACGAGATTGCAGCCCATTGCGCCCGCTTCCAGCGAGGAAAGTCCGGTCGTCTCCATCCAGCTAGGCAGGACATGCACCCGTGCCGCCCGGTAGAACCGGGGCAGGCGGCTGTGCTCCACCTCCCCCAGGATATGGACGTTCGCTCCCGCCTCTTTCCTGACCTGCTCCACGTAATACGCATGGTTGGGGGCCGGCTTGCCGATAAGGACCAGCTGCCACGGCAGCTGCTTCATCGCCCGCACCAGGTTCAGCTGGTTCTTCAACTCCTCTATTCTCGCCACGCATAGAACGCATCCCCGGTACTTCACCATGTCGGCGGGAACCAGCGTTGCCGGCCCTGGAGCGAATAGTTCCCTGTCCACTGCGTTCGGCACGATGATATGCTTCTTGGCCGATGCTGCCGGAAAATCCTCGATCACTCGGGCTCTTTCCGAGGATGAGTTGGGGAGGAGGACGTCGGTCATGGCCAGTATCTGCCGCTGCAGCGACCGGTAGCCCCGCAGGAGAAGCGTAGCCGTCCCCTTGTTCATCTCGCCGTTCCTTACCGCGCGGGCGGCAACTTTCAGGTATTCCATCTGCCCCGGTGCAAGCACCTTCATCAGCAGACCTCCAAGTCCCCGTCGCGCCTTCTTTTCGTACTCGGCGTACGAGACGTAGATGGTGGAGAGCACCGCTTTCTTCCCCTGCCTTTTTGCGTTGAGCGCCTGGAGGTAGACCTCCTGGGGGCGGGTGAGATTGAACAGGTGTACGACGTCGTATCGGGAGACATCGGGCTCCAGCTCCGTGGAAATGTCCACCCCGACTCCCGAACGCTCAAGGTATTCCCGCGTCTTCAGGATCTGGATGGTATCCCCTCCGGGTACGGAGAAAAGCGTCTTGCGTGACTGGAACAGTACCTTCATGGCTGCACCCCGTTTAGTGGTTCTACCAGCAGGCCGCCTGCCGGATTTCGGCGGAAAGAATTTCCGCGAAGAGAACGCCGACATCCAGGGCCCAGGAATCCCAGTTCAGGCGTCTTTCGAAGAGGTCGCGGCTCGACCGGCGAAGGGCTTCGTACCGATCGCGGCTGCCGTACAGGTCCATGATCGCGTCTGCATACCTGTCTCCTCGGGCTGTGAAGGGGAGCATGACGCCATTTTTGTTATTGCAGACAAGGCTGGAAATGCCGCCGGTGTCGGTTGTGACCACCGGCACGCCGAAGCCGTTCGCTTCGCAGATGACTACGGGGGTACAGTCGTACCGGGTCGGCAGCAGGAGAAAGTCGGTTTCACGGAAGAGATCGACCAGCGCTTTCATCTGCTCCGGGTCATCTTTGCTCAGGAAGGGAATCACCCTCATCCTGTCGTGAGAGACTCCGGCCGGAGGGGTGCAGCCACAAACCGTGAGCTCGGCATCGACCCCCCGCTCGACTAGACGCGCCACCGTTTCCAGTGCGATCTCCCCCCCTTTCCTGTGCCAGTCCACCGCCAGGAAGAGCAGGCGTAACCTGTCGGATCTCCCGCGATTCTGGAGATCGTCTCGTGGCGGGATCGACTCCAGGTTGGCGCCGAATGGAACCACTCTGACCTTTTCCCGAGGGATTCCGTAATCTTCCACCGCTGACCGCGCCGCCCACTCGGAGGAGAAGAGCGCCATGCGGGAGCGGTGCAGCGCCGCCTGCTCGATCGCGTTCCCCTGCCGGGCCGACACGCCCAGGAGCCCGGAGAATTCCGGGTAATAATTGCGGAGCAGGGCGAAGGTCGCATCGGAGGCGTAGACGATGGGGATGCGGGTGTCGAGAAAGGCCAGTGCGGAGGATGCCGCCGGCGCGAAGATCAGGTCGAAGTCCTTCCCCTGGAGGCGGCTCTCGAAGAACCGGGCGCACCTTCTCGCATAGGCTTCGACGTGGGAATAGTCGTAGCGCTTCCCGATGACCCGGACGGCGCGGTTCAGAAGCTTTCCTCCCAACTGCCCGACCTTCGCGGGCCCCAGGGGGGTCACGCTCCCGCAATGTTCCCGGAGCGCGCGGTACATGGAATACGTCGTTCCCGACCATGTCTTCTTGCTCAGCGGGTCCTGGGGTGAGAGAAACGCTATCCTGAGTCGATCCATGCCGATCATGTTCTTCTCCGAACGCTATCCTGAAAATGTTGCAAGGAGGGACATTACGCCCCGCTTGACGCGGCGGGGCAATGCCGTGAGCGCGGGGTGGAAAGGCGCGGAGCTTTGCTCCTTGGCGAGGAGGTACTGCTTCGGGTGTACCAGGGAGAGCTGGTTGTTTCTCGTCAGTTCCAGCTTCCGGCGCAGGCCGGGGTACCGGTCGAGGAGGTCGCGCCGGACGAACATCAGGATGTTCTGGGCGTACCACCATTCCACCCTGTCGTTATGCCAGACCTCGCTTCTGATGCAGTCAATGACCGCATATCCCCTTTCTGCGAAGAAGGCTGTCCAGTATTCGGGCCACTGCTCGTTCACGTGATGCGTGCCCCCCTGCCCCGGAATGGCCGCGGAGAAGAGAACCACAGGTCCCAGCGCGGCGAGGGCATCCACGAACGCACCGGCCCGCTCGGAGGGGATATGCTCCGCGACTTCCAGCGACATGACCAGATCGAATTCCCTGCCGGCAGGAAGGGGCCTGCCGAGGTCGGCCGAAGTGAAACGCTCGGCCGGGATGAGCAGCATGTCCCGGTCTACCCACGGTCCGTCCACACCATGTATATCTTCTATGGAGTGATCCCGGAAAACCGACAGCCACGCTCCGGTCCCGCAGCCGACATCTATCACGCTTTTCGGTCCGACCAGGTCGATGACCAGCGGAACGATTTCCCGTGCCGACATCCGGGACCTTTCCCGCTGGTGAACGTAAAATCGACGGTTATAGCGATTCATGTAAACCTCACTGCCGCCGAGGCGGCGGTTGGTGGAATCCGGCGGGGTTTGCCGGTGGGAATGAACGATCCCAGGGCTGCTGCCGCCAGGCGGCGCGCCTGCTGCCAGTAAGCGGCTTCCGGGGAGCTTGCTGCGTTACCCCGCCTGGCAAAGACGCTGGATAAACCGATCCACCCGATTGCGAAACAGGAGCGCAGAAGGTATGCCGCCGCAACGGTGGCCAGACCCGCGGGGGAGAAGTGCTTCCGGTAATAGGTGAACTGGCTTTCCAGGTGGTAGGCCTTCATGGGGGTGGAGGTTTTGCCGACGCTGCCGCCGAAGGCATGCACCACTTCCGCCTGCGGCACATAGTAGCGGTCCCAGCCGCGAACCTTCATCCTCAGGCACCAGTCCGTCTCCTCCATGTAGAGGAAGTACCGCTCGTCGAGCATGCCTACCTCCGCCACCGCTTCCGTACGCACCATCAGGCAGGCTCCGGAAGGCCAGTCGACCTGCAGTGGCTCCCGTATCTTCCTGTCGGGTACGACGTTGGAGCGTTTCACCCCCTTCAGCCACTTTGACGGAAGTAGCCGGTACAGCGGAAAGAGGGCTGCCAGCGTGCGTGGAACAGCGGGGAAGTGCCCGTAAGACTGCTGCGGGTCGCCGCCGGGGTAGAGCAGCCTGCCGCCGCATGCGCCGGCACGGGGCGTTCGTTCCATGAATTCGATCATCGCCGGGAGAGCGTCCGGTGAGCTGATGAAGGCATCATTGTTCAGGAGGAGGATGTACTTGGCGCCCCATGCGCGTGCGTACCTGATACCGATGTTGTTTCCCCCTGCGAAACCGAGGTTCGCCCCCGTCTCGATCACTGCAAGGCTTCCCGTGCCGGCGGCGTTCAATGCTCGTTCCCCCAGGGGTGAGCCCCCCTGCTCGGCAGTCTCCCTGTCGTATGAAACGAGAGTGACTGGTGCCGTCTTCCGCCCGGGTGCAGCCCATTCCCGTATCCGCGTCACCGAATCGTTCCGTGAGCCGTTGTCGACGACGATAGTCCGGCAGCAGGGGATGGGTACCCGCAAGATCGATTCGAGGCAGGTGAGAGTATCTTCCCACCCGTTCCAGTTCACTATGACGATAGCCACTCTGGGATTCATAGGTGTACCGCACTATTTATTAAATTTTGTAAATTAGAATACCACCGGCAGGAGGGTTTGCAAGGCGATAATGAAATTTTTTTCATTACGCAGGTGTGAGGGTGCAGTGGGATTGTGGAGTTTCAGTTCGCCCGGAGAACCGATCCCTTTTCGTGCAGCAGCGACTCCGCATGCCCCAGAAGCATCCCCAGGAGAAGGGTGCCGGGGAATATCCATCCCTTGTTGAAGAGCCCCGAGATGACGAGGGTCGCCTGCAGCATGAAGAGCGTGAGCGCAATGATGAGGTAGCCGCATGCCCGTGCCTGCCGCGGTTGAAGGCGCAGGATGGCCGCACCCCGCCGGATTGAGAGGAACATGTAGGCAAGGTAGGCGGCTACGCCTGCCAAACCGGCCTTGACCAGCAGGTAGAGGTAACCGTTGTGGAGGATCGGAATGGAATCGAATTCCTCCTCCATCAGGACCATGGTGAGCCCCAGGTCGATACCGGTCCCGAAACCTTTGCCGACCAGATGCGTCCACGCACCCCCCTCCGCATACGTCTGGAGCGCCCTGTAGCTTTCGAATCCGCGCCAGTTCCGGTGTATGTCCGAGTCATCCTCGTAGTCGGCTACCCGAAGCTCGGCCAGCGAGTTCGTGATTTTTTCGGAGAAGGTCGCTTCGCTGCCGGGCTCGGCCCTCTCATCGCTCAGGGGGGAGGCCATTAGGGCTATGAGTATCGCCCCTGCGACAGCCGCTGCTTTCATCATCTGCTTCAGATACGACAGCCCGACGAGCACAAGCAGGAACGTAAGGAGAGCGATCCAGAGGGTTCTGGAAAAGGCGAGGGTGACCGAGGCGAGGCAGAGCCCACCGCAGAGCCACGATGGAATCCTGTTCTGCACTAGGCCCAGGCCGTAGCGCCAATCGGCAAGCAGAACTCCGAGTCCGAGAGCCGGGAGCAGGTAGCCTACGCCTGCCTCAGTCCGTATTTCGATTACCGAACTGCTGAGGAGCATCGGGTCGACGGCGAACCGGCAAAGATGGATGAAGGCGACGACGACGCCAGCGGCAAGAAATATGCGGAGGATGCCGGTGAGGCCCTCCATCTTCCGCGCCGCGAGAAAGGCAACCCACAGGGTCATGGCGGCGTTCCCCACGTACCAGAGGTCCTTCGCCACGTCGCGGGCCGCATTCCCCGGAGCGTCCAGCAGGCCCGCCAGCAGGAGGAGCAGGAACGGCATCATTCCCGGAAAACGATGTAGTTCTCCCTCTCCGAAGGGGTCTGCGATCAGGAGGAGGAAGAGAAGGAGCATTACGGCGGAGATGATCTCCGCAGGCAGAAAGCAGGAGCCGATCAGGAGCGACAGCAGGAGTAGCTCCGGCATCCGGGTGGGGACGACCCTGCAGCACTGCACGGGCTCCAGCGCCGGTTGCGTTCCGGTGGCCGGTGTCATCGCCGCTCCGGTTTCCGGGCGACCATCAGATACTCCCCTTCCAGGAACTCGGAGAGCGCACCGAGAGTCAGCCTGTTCAGCAGCACCCGCTTCCCTTTCCCGAGAAGCTCCAGATTCGATATCGTCCGAAGCACATCCAGGCCGTTTTGCTCGAACAGGTCGAGCATGTCCCGCTTGCAGAAGAACCGGAGGTGGGTCCTGTCCATGATCCCCGCACTGTCGTATCGGAAGTTACCCTTCAGAACGATCTTCAGGACCGTCTTTATCTCCCGCACGTTGGGAATGCTCGCGATGAGGCAACCTCCGGGCTTCAGCCAGGCCGCGAGCCTGCGGACCATCCTCCACGGGTCTACCAGGTGTTCCAGCACATCACCGCAAAGGATCACGTCGAAGTAATCCTCCCGGAAGGGGAGATCCAGCCTCTCCACATCGCCGATGATGAACTGGTCCATGTCCGGGTGGCGCTGGCAGCTCTTCTCCAGGGGAACCAGCTCCACCCCCACTATCTCGTCCGCAAGCCCAAGCGCCTTTGCCTGAAGAAGGGTTACGCCTGTCCCTGCGCCGATTTCCAGGATCTTCTTCTTGTCTCCGGGAGGGATAACCCCCAGCATGTCCATCCGGCAGTGGGTAAAGTAATCCTCTTTTTTCATGTCATACATGGGAAACCACCTCGTTTGCCCGGCATTCGGTCTCAATGTTTCCAGGTTCGTTGCCCGGGTCCTTCCCGGAGCTGAGTCGCGGAATTAGGCGGATGCAAAGCAGGGCATGGATTGAACAACAACATGCCAGGAGCACGAATTTGGGCAGGAGGCCATTAAGCATGCCTGCTCCGGCCCAGGCCGAAAGGAGGAAGAGAGCGCACCATACTGCGAGATTGGCGATGGAAGCGGCATGGACTGCATGGCCTGGAAGGATGCGCCTGCAGATCTGCAGTAGAATGATTGTGTCGGCGGCTGCACGGATCAGCCACGCCAGGGCGGCTCCCGTAATGCCCAGGTATGTCACGCTGCCCCAGAGGAGGATGAGGTAGAAGGGAAGCTCCGCCAGATGCAGTTTAGCGGTGATGTCGGGTCGCCCCCATGCCTGTATCGCCGCATATGGAGCCTGGGCCACTCCGTTCAGCAGGATGCCGAGTGCGAGCAGCTGCACCGCGGCGGTGCTTTTCGCTGCGAATTCCCCCCCGAGCCAGAAATCAAGGGCCGGCTCGGCGAAGAGCAGCAGCATGATCGCCGGGGGAGTCATGATCGCTATCAGATACGCCACCGAGCGCTGGTAAAGGTGGGCGAACCTCCGGTGATCAACGGCGGCATAACCTGCCAGGCTCGGAAAGATGACTCCCAGAAGGCTCGCCGGCAGTATCAGCTGTTTCGTCACCACATCGTAGGGTGTGGAGTAGTAGGCAACGGCACTCATGGTAAGCAGGCCGCCCACGATGAAACGGTCCAGGTAGGTCATCAGGGGTCCCACGACAGAGGAGACGGTGAGCCAGCTTCCGTAGCCGGCCAGCTGAACGAAGGAGCGAGCCTGAGGCCTGGTGGGCCGTCCCATTGCCGGCAGTGCCCACCGGCATGCAAGGAACGTCGCCATCAGGTCAAGGGCTCGCATGAGTAGCAGGGCCGCTGCAATGTGCGCGAGGCTGTGGGAGAACTTGAGGACGACGACGGGAGCTACGATGGTTCCCACACCGACGGGTATCTTGATGGCGTTCATGATGCCGAAGCGCCGGTGCGCCTCCAGGATTCCACGGGCGCCGGTGGAGGCGAGGAGAAGAGGGATCGACAGGGCGAGTATGTTGAAAGCGGCAACGGTTTCCCCCCGCAGTGGGAGGGGGATATGAAGGAGGTGTTCCACGAGGGCCGGGTTGAGGAGGGCCAGGGCACCCCCCCCCAGCAGGCCGAAGGAGGTGAGGGTGGCCAGGGAGGTCCAGGCCGTTACCCGCAACTGCTCCGTTTCCCGCTGAGCAAGCTGCTCCGCGACCAGTTTAGTGGTTGCCCGGCCTATGCCCAGGTCGAACAGCCCGAAATACCCGATAACTATCCAGATGAGGGAGAGCACGCCGAAACGTTCGGTCCCCAGCTCCCTGATCAGGTGCGGCACCGCCACTACAGCGGCCATCAGGGGCAGAATGCTGCCGAGGAGATTCAGGAGCGTGTTCCGTGCCAGCATCGGGGAGCGATATTTTTCGGCAGATTTCGATTCCATGGTGGTCCGATTGAGTCAGTTTTAGTTCGTGATGGTCTCGCGCCGCCGAAATGTCGCATACCGCTTCAGCGTCTCCAGCCGTGCGCGGGCTGCAGGATCTTTCACCATGCGCTCACGCGATTCCATGAGAAAGCTGGCCAGGATGCCGGCGAATGCGCCGGCAAGTGCCGCGGCGGCAACGGTCTTTGCTCTTTTGGGTCGGGCTCTCTTTTCGGGCTCAAGTGCCTTGTCGATTACCTGTATGGGTGCGCCCGACCTGGACTCGTCCATCTTCGCCACCTCGTACTGCTTGGCGAGAAGCTCGAATAGGGTCTCGGAGTATTTCAGGTCCCGCATCTTCCTGATGTAGCCCGTTCCCGCAGCCGGCACGTTTCCCGAGGAGAGGAGCACCGCATGGTTTCCACCCGCCTTCCCCTCCAGCCTTCCCAGTTGTTCCTTCATCCCCCTGAGCTCTTCCTCGGTCTTCTGCAGGTCGGGGTTCTGGGGCATCGAGTATGTTTTGAGCACCTTCAGCTGGACCTGCTTCGAGGCGATTTCCGCCCGCAGCTTTGCGACGGCCTCGATGATCGCCTTCGCCTGTTCCTTCATCTCGATGGCGCCGGTCTGTTCCTGAAAGCCCTTCATGGCTTCTTCCGACCTGACCATCGCCTCCTTGGCATCCTTCAGTTTCTCCTCGAAGAAGAGCCGCCGCTGGGAAGCCTCGGTGAGTGCAAGCTCCTGGTTGAGATGTTTCAGCTCCTCCACGAAAGCGTTCGCCATGCGTGCAGCCCGTTTCGGGTCCCTGTCCTCCACGCCTATGGTGATTACGCCGCTCTTGCGTTCACCGGCCACCTGCAGCGAAGCCTGGAGCCGCTTGCGGGCGTCCTCCCGGTAAGCCACCTCGTAGACCTCAACCAACTGGAACCGGTCCACAATACGGTCCAGGACGGTGCGGCTCTGAAGCAGGCCCACGTACAGGTCGTTCATGCTCTTTTTACCGAGAAGCGCGCCGGAGAGGGCTCCGCCCCCGAGCTGGCTCAGAAGCTGTGCCGATGCAGCCGAATTGTCGGTGTCGGGTGGAAGTATTCGCGTTTTCGCCACGTAAACGGGGGGCAATAGAAAGACCACCAGCGCGGCAGCGGCGGTAATGGAAAGGGCAACCCCTGCAACGAGACGTTTCCATTTGAAGACGACAATCAGGTAGTCGAGCAGAGTAGGTTTTTCGGACAAGACAATCCTCCGTTTTTTTCTGCGGTTTCGCCCAGATCTATATTTCAGGCGGTCTTTGAAAAATCTCGCGTAGCATGGGTTGCTCACACAGCCAGACCGTAGCAACGCACAGAGGTGGCGGCGCCAGATTCGCGATGATTCCGTCGTCGGCGACGAAGAAGGCCCGCAGGCGTAGCAGCGCTACGTCGAGGAGCCTGAGGAGAAGCCGGCGGCGGAAGGGCGCGAATACGGCGTCGCCTTGTCAAAAGAGCGCGATTACCACGCCTGTGGCCACCGCAATCTGAAACAGTATCTGGGTGATGTCCTTCACGTTGCGCATCCAGGCAACACGTTCGATCTTTTCCGGGACCACTATGGTGTCGCCGGAACCGACCCCGTTCCCCGGCCTGAAGAAGCTGCCGCACGCCTTGACCGCGGTGCCGTCGGCCTGCAGGATGTAGACGTTGTCTTCGTCGGCATTGGGTGCATATCCTCCGGCAAGATCTATGTAGTGCCGATAGCCCTCAGCAGGGTCGTGAACGAAGGCGCTCTGGTTGAATACCGAACCTATGACCTGTACGGTATTGGGATCTGCGGGAATGAAGATCGCGTCACCCTGTTCCAGTTCGATATCGTGGGAGGTTCCCCGGATGAGCGCCGGCTCCCTCATGTTCAGCGCGATCCTCCCCTTGGCCCTGGCAGACTTGAGCTGGTTCACAAAATGCCGCTTCTGCTCCATCTCGATCTGGACCATACGCGCCTCGTCCGGGGAGGAGGCGGTTGCGGCCTGTGCTGTCCCTGCCGAAATCAAGTCCCGCTCCAGTCGCTCGACCATTTCGTCTATCTGCTTCTGCTGAAGCTCCCGGACCTTCTCCCGGGTGAACACCGCTCCCCGCACATGGGCCCGCTCGGTGAATCCGCCGGCACGCTCCAGAACGGAGGAGAGCCGCTCCCCTTTCTTCAGTGTATAGGTCCCGGGGAACCTCACCTCGCCGCCTATGGTTACGGTGCGGTTGCCGCTCCATTCCGGGATCGGCCGCACGAAGAGCGTGTCGTCCCTCTGAAGGAGCAGGTTGCTCTCTTTCTCACCCTTGGCGGCCCGGTCCAGATCTATCACCAGAAGGTCCGTCCTTGGCCCATCCTGTGTTACCGTGACCCTCGCCAGCTCCGCCTGCTTGGAGGCGAAGTAGCGAAGTCCCCCGGCCAGTGCGATGACATCCTGGACCCTTGTCGTTTCAGGGTTCACCGCATATTCGCCCGGATATGCCACCGCGCCGGAGACGTTGATGGTGTGCGGAGCGTCCACGACGGGGAAGATACGCGCCATGTCCCCGTCCTGCAGGAGGAAATTCTTCTCCCTGCTGGTCTCGATGTCGATGAGATCCCCTTCGAACAGGGTCCTGAACTGTCGATCCTGCACCCGCTGCATCTGGACGCGCCCCTTGAAAGCGTTTCCGGTGAGGCCTCCGGCCATCCGGATCAGATCGAGGAGCCTGGTTTCCCCCTTCAGCTCGTAGATAGCGGGCGTTTTCACATTGCCTGCGATGCCGACGAGGGGGCCGATGGGCGGGATGAAGATCACGTCCTCGGGCATGAGCCTGATGTCCCGGGTTTTGTCCCCGTTCAGCAGAAAGTCGTAGAGGTCGAAGGTGACGACCGTCTGACCGTTCCGCTTCACCTGGATGTTCCGCATGGAGCCGGTCCGGGAGGGGCCGCCCCCTTCCAGGAGGCCGTTGATGATGGTGGAGAGGGAAGAGACGGTGTAGGCGCCGGGGCGCTCGGCTTTGCCGACCAGATAGATCCGCATGCTCCGGAGCGATCCCATGCTCACGTTCATCTCGAAGCCGGTGTAGTACTTGGAGAACTTTTTGTGCAGGACCTCCTTCAGTTCCCTGAAGGTGAGGCCGGTAACACCGAAAACTCCCGCCTTCGGAAGGCTGATATTGCCGTCGTTATCCACCACGACGTTCCAGCTCCCTTCGATCTTCCCCCATATCTCGATCTTGATGGCGTCGCCCGGACCGATCACATAGTCCGGCCCAACGGGTACATGCTGGCCTGGGGCGAAAGAAGAGGGTGCCTTGTCGAAGAGATCGTATCCGAACTGCTTCAGGGCGTCAGGCGCGGCTGACGGGGATTTCCTGTGGTCTTCGGCTGCCGGTTTTTCTTCTGCTCCGGGAGCTTGAACGGCGGCTGGTTTCATCTGGGGAGAAGCCGGCTGCTGGATCGAGGAGGGCAAGCGGTCCGGCCTGTGCTGAGACGCCTCCGGCTGCTGCGCCGGTCCTCCAAACGGTAGAGGCGCTTCCTGCCCGCGGACGGGTATCGAGAAGGTTGCAAGGAGGACGAGGGATACGAGGAAATACCACAAGCACTTCTGTTTCATGTGACCTCTTTCGACTACGATCCGTCCCCCCCCGGCTGACCGGGGCCTCCATCGGACGGACCAGCACTGCAGTCAATTCATTAAATGTGAAGATAAACTATCGCCAGGTGGGTTTTAACTATACTACGCTAATTATAAAAATCTAGTATAGCGCGAAAAATTTATCCAGGGAGGGGGGAAGGCTTGTAGCGGGTCAGGTTGGTGTTGGGCGGCTGCCCTGATCGAAGCAGCCGCCCGGATGTATGTGAAGATTAATTTACCAGCTTCCTAACGGGCAGATCCCCTGGTATGCCGAAACCAGGTACTACCGCGGCACTAGTCATATTCCGGGGCGTCCAGAGTATGGCGATCTCCCCATTGGTACCGGCTACCTGTCCGGAGGCGTTTATGGCTGCTGCTGTTGTGCTCCCCCCGAAAAGGGATGGAAGATACGACATCGTTCCCTCTTTCCAGATGAAAGCACGCAAGGGCGCAGTCGTACGGGGAATGAAGAGATCGCCGACGATGGTGCCACTGTTGTTCATGTCCTCAGTTGTGCTGGCTGTATAATTGTCGAGGGTGCCGAGATAGGTCGTAATACCATTCTGCCATTGATATGCATATGGACCTCCCGGATCAGCGTAGTTGCCCGCGGTCTGCCCGAGTGCGTTAAATGCCGTGGGACAATTGGCGTCACCCCCTGGTCGGTCAGCAGCGTCGTAAGTGTCGATCCACAGGCCGTTTTTCAGCACGTAGCCGTGCCTCACGCGGGGGAAGGGTTGATGGCCGCATCCTGCGACGTCTCCCTGCTCGTTGATTAAAACATCGATCCAGTATCCCCAAGCATCGGAGTTGAAGAAGTTGGGCACATAGCCCAGGTCGGTAATCCGATTGTTCTGCCAGAGGAAGATGCGGCTCCCGCCGGTGCTGGTGCTGGTGCTGATGCCTGCTATCCGGCCTGAGTTGTTGATGTCGTAGGCGCTGCTGACACTGTGTCCTGCGAGCGTGCCCAAGTCTGCCATTACTCCGTTCTTCCAGAGGAAAGCGTGTTTCACGCCGGCGGCAGTCTCACTCTCTCCGACCACTTCTCCCGAGTCGTTCAAGGCGCGGGCCGAAGCCGTGCGGCCGCCGAGTGTTCCCAGATCGGTCAATACGCCGTTGTCCCAGATATAGGAGCGCCCTTCCTGAGTACCGATTACCTGGTCGGCGTTGTTTATCGCG from Geobacter sp. DSM 9736 includes the following:
- a CDS encoding glycosyltransferase family 4 protein — translated: MKVLFQSRKTLFSVPGGDTIQILKTREYLERSGVGVDISTELEPDVSRYDVVHLFNLTRPQEVYLQALNAKRQGKKAVLSTIYVSYAEYEKKARRGLGGLLMKVLAPGQMEYLKVAARAVRNGEMNKGTATLLLRGYRSLQRQILAMTDVLLPNSSSERARVIEDFPAASAKKHIIVPNAVDRELFAPGPATLVPADMVKYRGCVLCVARIEELKNQLNLVRAMKQLPWQLVLIGKPAPNHAYYVEQVRKEAGANVHILGEVEHSRLPRFYRAARVHVLPSWMETTGLSSLEAGAMGCNLVITDKGDTREYFGDRAFYCEPDSVDSISAAIKAAYEAPACSGLMNHISRNLVWDKAVERTLEGYEMALAG
- a CDS encoding glycosyltransferase family 4 protein yields the protein MIGMDRLRIAFLSPQDPLSKKTWSGTTYSMYRALREHCGSVTPLGPAKVGQLGGKLLNRAVRVIGKRYDYSHVEAYARRCARFFESRLQGKDFDLIFAPAASSALAFLDTRIPIVYASDATFALLRNYYPEFSGLLGVSARQGNAIEQAALHRSRMALFSSEWAARSAVEDYGIPREKVRVVPFGANLESIPPRDDLQNRGRSDRLRLLFLAVDWHRKGGEIALETVARLVERGVDAELTVCGCTPPAGVSHDRMRVIPFLSKDDPEQMKALVDLFRETDFLLLPTRYDCTPVVICEANGFGVPVVTTDTGGISSLVCNNKNGVMLPFTARGDRYADAIMDLYGSRDRYEALRRSSRDLFERRLNWDSWALDVGVLFAEILSAEIRQAACW
- a CDS encoding methyltransferase domain-containing protein; amino-acid sequence: MNRYNRRFYVHQRERSRMSAREIVPLVIDLVGPKSVIDVGCGTGAWLSVFRDHSIEDIHGVDGPWVDRDMLLIPAERFTSADLGRPLPAGREFDLVMSLEVAEHIPSERAGAFVDALAALGPVVLFSAAIPGQGGTHHVNEQWPEYWTAFFAERGYAVIDCIRSEVWHNDRVEWWYAQNILMFVRRDLLDRYPGLRRKLELTRNNQLSLVHPKQYLLAKEQSSAPFHPALTALPRRVKRGVMSLLATFSG
- a CDS encoding glycosyltransferase family 2 protein — protein: MNPRVAIVIVNWNGWEDTLTCLESILRVPIPCCRTIVVDNGSRNDSVTRIREWAAPGRKTAPVTLVSYDRETAEQGGSPLGERALNAAGTGSLAVIETGANLGFAGGNNIGIRYARAWGAKYILLLNNDAFISSPDALPAMIEFMERTPRAGACGGRLLYPGGDPQQSYGHFPAVPRTLAALFPLYRLLPSKWLKGVKRSNVVPDRKIREPLQVDWPSGACLMVRTEAVAEVGMLDERYFLYMEETDWCLRMKVRGWDRYYVPQAEVVHAFGGSVGKTSTPMKAYHLESQFTYYRKHFSPAGLATVAAAYLLRSCFAIGWIGLSSVFARRGNAASSPEAAYWQQARRLAAAALGSFIPTGKPRRIPPTAASAAVRFT
- a CDS encoding O-antigen ligase → MTPATGTQPALEPVQCCRVVPTRMPELLLLSLLIGSCFLPAEIISAVMLLLFLLLIADPFGEGELHRFPGMMPFLLLLLAGLLDAPGNAARDVAKDLWYVGNAAMTLWVAFLAARKMEGLTGILRIFLAAGVVVAFIHLCRFAVDPMLLSSSVIEIRTEAGVGYLLPALGLGVLLADWRYGLGLVQNRIPSWLCGGLCLASVTLAFSRTLWIALLTFLLVLVGLSYLKQMMKAAAVAGAILIALMASPLSDERAEPGSEATFSEKITNSLAELRVADYEDDSDIHRNWRGFESYRALQTYAEGGAWTHLVGKGFGTGIDLGLTMVLMEEEFDSIPILHNGYLYLLVKAGLAGVAAYLAYMFLSIRRGAAILRLQPRQARACGYLIIALTLFMLQATLVISGLFNKGWIFPGTLLLGMLLGHAESLLHEKGSVLRAN
- a CDS encoding bifunctional 2-polyprenyl-6-hydroxyphenol methylase/3-demethylubiquinol 3-O-methyltransferase UbiG, with product MYDMKKEDYFTHCRMDMLGVIPPGDKKKILEIGAGTGVTLLQAKALGLADEIVGVELVPLEKSCQRHPDMDQFIIGDVERLDLPFREDYFDVILCGDVLEHLVDPWRMVRRLAAWLKPGGCLIASIPNVREIKTVLKIVLKGNFRYDSAGIMDRTHLRFFCKRDMLDLFEQNGLDVLRTISNLELLGKGKRVLLNRLTLGALSEFLEGEYLMVARKPERR
- a CDS encoding flippase → MESKSAEKYRSPMLARNTLLNLLGSILPLMAAVVAVPHLIRELGTERFGVLSLIWIVIGYFGLFDLGIGRATTKLVAEQLAQRETEQLRVTAWTSLATLTSFGLLGGGALALLNPALVEHLLHIPLPLRGETVAAFNILALSIPLLLASTGARGILEAHRRFGIMNAIKIPVGVGTIVAPVVVLKFSHSLAHIAAALLLMRALDLMATFLACRWALPAMGRPTRPQARSFVQLAGYGSWLTVSSVVGPLMTYLDRFIVGGLLTMSAVAYYSTPYDVVTKQLILPASLLGVIFPSLAGYAAVDHRRFAHLYQRSVAYLIAIMTPPAIMLLLFAEPALDFWLGGEFAAKSTAAVQLLALGILLNGVAQAPYAAIQAWGRPDITAKLHLAELPFYLILLWGSVTYLGITGAALAWLIRAAADTIILLQICRRILPGHAVHAASIANLAVWCALFLLSAWAGAGMLNGLLPKFVLLACCCSIHALLCIRLIPRLSSGKDPGNEPGNIETECRANEVVSHV